In one Armatimonadota bacterium genomic region, the following are encoded:
- a CDS encoding FAD-binding protein, which yields MAEQLEDAMVGLLGAEAVLSGDAVRRVYAHDAYTVEQSQPVVVVLPQTTAEVAQVVGWCAANGVPITPRGAGTGLSGGAMPALGGVVVSTKRLTAILDYSIRDEWLLAQSGVANAKVSQMVQPFGYHFAPDPSSQSVSTVGGNIAMNSGGPHTLKYGVTAQHVSGVRIVTAQGEIATLGGPLGGDPDLLSLVVGSEGTVGIVTEAWLKLTPLPAATATATICFAAVGDASRCVGDMIRSGVTPAALEMMDAAVLAAVRAAFSLEYPEGTAAMLLVETDGEANQAEDELQTLLEIGRRHGAIETRTAQNPGERNKLWTARKKGVGALGRLAPTVVTHDGVIPPSRLPEMLDAVYETARRHRLGVANIFHAGDGNLHPIFYFDEREEGAVDRVVQAGEEIIRHCLALGGSVTGEHGVGVEKTDLLAQMFDPASLEVHGRMRGVFESGSLCNPCKVIPDAKGCLEHRPRWSGAAT from the coding sequence GTGGCAGAGCAGTTGGAAGATGCGATGGTAGGATTGCTAGGCGCCGAAGCGGTGCTCAGCGGAGACGCCGTCCGCCGGGTCTATGCCCACGATGCCTACACGGTCGAACAATCGCAGCCCGTTGTCGTTGTTTTGCCACAAACAACAGCCGAGGTCGCTCAGGTGGTGGGCTGGTGCGCCGCCAACGGGGTGCCCATCACCCCCCGGGGGGCGGGAACCGGGCTCAGCGGGGGAGCGATGCCCGCGCTCGGCGGCGTCGTGGTCAGCACCAAACGCCTCACCGCAATCCTCGACTATTCGATCCGCGACGAGTGGCTCCTTGCCCAGTCCGGAGTTGCCAACGCCAAAGTCAGCCAAATGGTCCAACCTTTTGGTTACCACTTTGCCCCTGACCCGAGCAGCCAAAGCGTTTCGACGGTCGGCGGCAACATCGCCATGAACTCCGGCGGGCCCCACACCCTCAAATATGGTGTGACGGCCCAACATGTTTCTGGAGTGCGGATCGTGACCGCCCAGGGTGAAATCGCAACCCTCGGAGGACCGCTCGGCGGCGACCCAGACCTGCTCAGCCTAGTCGTGGGGAGCGAAGGCACCGTCGGAATCGTTACCGAAGCCTGGCTCAAACTCACCCCGCTCCCGGCCGCCACCGCTACCGCAACCATCTGCTTCGCGGCCGTAGGAGACGCGTCCCGATGTGTGGGGGACATGATCCGGAGCGGGGTCACCCCAGCCGCTCTCGAGATGATGGACGCCGCCGTCCTTGCCGCCGTCCGCGCTGCTTTCAGTCTCGAATACCCGGAGGGCACAGCCGCAATGCTGCTGGTAGAGACCGACGGCGAAGCCAACCAAGCAGAGGACGAGCTCCAAACCCTTTTGGAAATCGGACGCCGCCATGGGGCCATCGAAACCCGGACAGCCCAAAACCCCGGAGAACGAAACAAACTGTGGACAGCCCGCAAAAAAGGAGTCGGCGCCTTGGGGAGACTAGCCCCGACCGTCGTCACCCACGACGGTGTGATTCCTCCGAGCCGGTTGCCAGAGATGTTGGACGCCGTCTACGAAACCGCTCGCCGACACCGACTCGGCGTGGCCAACATCTTCCATGCCGGGGATGGCAACCTGCATCCCATTTTCTACTTTGACGAACGAGAGGAGGGCGCGGTGGACCGCGTCGTGCAAGCTGGAGAAGAGATCATCCGGCACTGCCTGGCCCTCGGCGGTTCGGTCACCGGAGAACACGGGGTCGGGGTCGAAAAAACCGACCTCCTGGCCCAGATGTTCGACCCGGCAAGCCTCGAAGTCCACGGCCGAATGCGCGGCGTATTTGAATCAGGGAGTCTCTGCAACCCCTGCAAAGTCATCCCCGACGCAAAGGGCTGCCTGGAACACCGGCCGAGGTGGAGCGGGGCCGCAACATGA
- a CDS encoding FAD-binding protein, whose amino-acid sequence MTIADNIQDICDAVKEGPLRIGGRGSSRCLGKNPPTLSMQNFHHLVYYRPDDLVVRVGAGFLLDELAELTAKDGLCLPIHRGWLGYTGQTVGGLVATGMPHYHQEQTGAVRDWVTGMSFVTGDGSIVRSGADVVKSVAGFDIHRALVGSRGSLAAILEVALRLKPAGQTDGARAPEPDRPHWASRVPTGWGEGIRDPSGKWLWTEEPIALPPYGWSIHPDGRMLGEQSPLAARFRANLKQALDPQGVFSE is encoded by the coding sequence ATGACCATTGCCGATAACATCCAAGACATCTGCGATGCGGTGAAGGAAGGGCCGTTGCGGATCGGCGGCCGCGGATCAAGTCGATGCCTGGGCAAAAACCCCCCAACCCTGAGCATGCAGAATTTTCACCATTTGGTTTATTACCGACCGGACGATCTGGTGGTGCGGGTCGGGGCCGGATTCTTGCTCGACGAACTGGCCGAACTGACGGCCAAAGATGGGCTTTGCCTCCCCATCCACCGTGGGTGGCTCGGATACACCGGTCAGACGGTTGGGGGGCTTGTCGCCACGGGGATGCCGCATTACCACCAAGAACAAACGGGCGCCGTCCGCGATTGGGTGACCGGAATGTCATTCGTCACGGGGGACGGTTCCATCGTCCGGTCGGGGGCAGATGTCGTCAAAAGCGTCGCCGGATTCGATATCCATCGGGCACTCGTTGGCTCTCGGGGAAGCCTTGCCGCGATTCTGGAAGTGGCGCTTCGGCTCAAGCCGGCTGGCCAGACCGATGGCGCCCGGGCGCCAGAGCCCGATAGGCCGCATTGGGCCAGTCGCGTGCCAACCGGGTGGGGAGAAGGCATCCGTGACCCGTCGGGAAAATGGCTGTGGACAGAAGAACCGATAGCTCTTCCACCTTATGGTTGGTCTATACACCCAGATGGGCGGATGCTTGGGGAACAAAGCCCCTTGGCGGCGCGGTTCCGGGCAAACCTGAAGCAAGCCCTGGATCCCCAGGGTGTATTCTCTGAGTGA
- a CDS encoding acyl-CoA dehydrogenase family protein, translating to MDKRTPSQILQQAEDYLTTEVAPNANAVDGSEEALAQALQGLRDRGLMALRRPAEYGGPDLDETSFRLFQESVARRSGSLAFLQTQHQSAVSMLARWGNEPLKARLLPHMAADRLVGIGFSQLRRPGDPILKAKEADGGYRLDGLVPWVTGHGFFGEFLVGAALPSGESLFGIVPFQDTEANGGSIVFEGPMRLAAMESPRTMSATLTNWLISYDDTAFIKPAGWLANNDMINVTLQAWFALGCARAGLDIVHAASVKRGAGFLLAAWKALDAELARCREKILQNEDDLHARLRARAWAIDMAARCAHAGVAASSGAANSIHHDAQRVYREALVYTVSAQTTEIMEATLDRLVSRGADR from the coding sequence ATGGACAAGCGGACCCCGAGCCAGATCCTGCAGCAAGCCGAGGACTACTTGACTACCGAAGTCGCACCCAATGCCAATGCGGTCGATGGGAGCGAAGAGGCCTTGGCGCAGGCCCTGCAAGGGCTGAGGGATCGCGGTTTGATGGCCCTGCGCCGACCGGCAGAATATGGCGGGCCCGACCTGGACGAAACCTCTTTCCGGCTTTTCCAAGAGTCGGTTGCCCGCCGGAGCGGGTCTTTGGCATTTTTGCAAACCCAGCACCAGAGCGCGGTCAGCATGCTGGCCCGGTGGGGAAATGAGCCCCTCAAAGCCCGGCTCCTCCCGCACATGGCAGCCGACCGCTTGGTTGGGATCGGGTTCAGTCAACTCAGGAGGCCGGGGGATCCAATCCTAAAGGCAAAGGAGGCAGACGGGGGTTATCGGTTAGATGGCTTGGTGCCGTGGGTGACCGGCCATGGATTCTTTGGCGAATTCCTTGTCGGGGCCGCCCTGCCATCGGGTGAATCCCTCTTTGGGATTGTGCCGTTCCAAGACACCGAGGCCAACGGCGGTTCCATCGTGTTTGAAGGGCCGATGCGCCTCGCCGCAATGGAATCTCCCCGGACAATGTCCGCAACCCTCACCAATTGGTTGATATCTTATGACGATACGGCGTTCATCAAACCTGCCGGATGGTTGGCTAACAATGACATGATCAACGTCACGCTGCAAGCCTGGTTTGCCTTGGGGTGCGCCCGGGCGGGCCTGGACATCGTGCATGCCGCTTCCGTCAAACGGGGGGCAGGGTTCCTCCTTGCCGCTTGGAAGGCCCTGGACGCGGAACTCGCCCGGTGCCGGGAAAAAATCTTGCAGAACGAGGATGACCTCCACGCCAGGCTGAGGGCCCGGGCCTGGGCGATCGATATGGCCGCCCGGTGCGCCCATGCGGGAGTCGCCGCCAGCTCGGGTGCTGCCAACAGTATCCACCACGACGCCCAACGCGTCTATCGCGAAGCGCTCGTCTACACGGTATCGGCCCAAACCACCGAGATCATGGAGGCAACCCTCGACCGTCTTGTGAGCCGGGGCGCTGACAGGTAA
- a CDS encoding 1-acyl-sn-glycerol-3-phosphate acyltransferase — protein MAQNGRWYRFAGWFCRTFFFRPLGRLEVRGLENVPAEGPLLVAPIHTSHIDPPLVGSVCPRILRFMAKKELFFFPLGPLIRSLGAFPVGRGEGDSAAIRLTLAELEHGAAILIFPEGTRGDGRRLGDIQIGTAMIAKKSGAKILPVGIAGAAAMLPKGKLFPRRTKLVVCFGPAFTYQDTATGSSERENRTLFVKALTGRLHQACTQAGLELDPLD, from the coding sequence ATGGCGCAAAACGGGCGGTGGTACCGGTTCGCAGGGTGGTTTTGCCGGACATTTTTCTTCCGCCCCCTTGGACGGCTGGAAGTCCGCGGCTTGGAGAACGTCCCTGCGGAAGGCCCCCTGTTGGTCGCCCCGATCCACACCAGCCATATCGACCCTCCTTTGGTGGGATCTGTCTGTCCTCGAATCTTACGTTTCATGGCCAAAAAGGAACTGTTCTTTTTCCCGTTGGGCCCGCTGATCCGCAGCCTAGGAGCGTTCCCGGTCGGCCGTGGCGAAGGGGACAGTGCGGCGATCCGTCTGACCTTGGCCGAATTGGAACACGGTGCGGCGATTTTGATTTTTCCGGAGGGGACGCGGGGGGATGGCCGCCGTTTGGGAGACATCCAGATCGGCACGGCGATGATTGCCAAAAAGTCGGGGGCAAAGATCTTGCCGGTCGGTATTGCGGGGGCTGCCGCCATGTTGCCCAAAGGCAAATTGTTCCCTCGGCGGACCAAGCTGGTTGTCTGTTTCGGCCCGGCCTTCACCTATCAAGACACAGCGACAGGATCCAGCGAGCGGGAGAACCGAACCCTGTTTGTCAAGGCCCTCACCGGGCGCTTGCACCAGGCATGCACGCAAGCAGGCCTGGAATTGGATCCCCTGGACTAG
- a CDS encoding deoxyribodipyrimidine photo-lyase, whose protein sequence is MPDRAIVWLRRDLRLTDHAALTFATQHCREVCLAFVYDANILDRLPNRQDRRVQFIHQSLEEIFRKTGALVTLVGDPVELIPALAQDLGADWVVAAHDDDPYAVSRDSRIREVLGERFQTVLDHLVREKQQVVKDDGTPYRVYSPYRRAWQASVVSQDFAPKDPDLSRLKRPARVNVGQVGNPTLEHIGFQGCGRLVVEPGEDAARGQLAQFAAKLPNYKIDRDTPSRLGTSGLSTALRFGTISIRECLRVARADGSPGAETWENELIWREFYHMILANFPEVGAGRAFNPQYQGLEWPGDPGSFDLWKAGQTGYPLVDAAMRCFAATGWMHNRLRMVTAMFLTKDLLLDWRLGEAYFADNLLDFDLASNNGGWQWSAGTGADAQPYFRIFNPVLQSRKFDPEGEFIREWVPELRGLDSESVHWPFSPDGTRNLVTPPGYPDPLVDHAVQKAKAIALFQTEF, encoded by the coding sequence GTGCCTGACCGAGCGATTGTCTGGCTGCGACGCGACCTCCGGTTGACCGACCATGCGGCGCTGACCTTTGCCACCCAGCATTGCCGTGAGGTGTGTTTGGCTTTTGTGTACGACGCCAACATTTTGGATCGGCTGCCCAACCGGCAAGACCGCCGGGTTCAATTCATCCACCAATCCCTCGAAGAGATCTTCCGGAAAACGGGGGCCTTGGTCACGCTCGTCGGCGACCCGGTCGAGCTGATCCCGGCCTTAGCCCAAGACCTGGGAGCGGATTGGGTGGTTGCCGCCCATGACGACGACCCCTACGCCGTTAGCCGGGACAGTCGCATTCGGGAGGTGTTGGGGGAGCGGTTCCAAACGGTGCTCGACCATCTGGTGCGGGAAAAGCAACAAGTGGTCAAGGATGATGGGACGCCGTACCGGGTTTATTCGCCCTATCGGCGGGCATGGCAGGCATCGGTGGTCAGCCAAGATTTCGCGCCCAAAGATCCAGATCTATCCCGGTTGAAACGGCCGGCCAGGGTCAATGTCGGCCAGGTCGGCAACCCCACTCTGGAACATATCGGGTTCCAAGGTTGCGGCCGCCTAGTTGTGGAGCCGGGCGAAGACGCCGCGCGGGGCCAGCTTGCGCAGTTTGCGGCGAAGCTCCCCAACTACAAGATTGACCGGGACACCCCATCGCGGCTCGGAACCAGCGGGCTCAGCACGGCCCTCCGGTTCGGCACGATTAGCATCCGGGAATGCTTGCGGGTTGCCCGGGCCGATGGCTCGCCCGGGGCGGAAACTTGGGAGAACGAGTTGATTTGGCGGGAGTTCTATCACATGATCCTCGCCAACTTCCCCGAAGTCGGGGCAGGTCGCGCGTTCAACCCGCAATACCAGGGATTGGAGTGGCCGGGCGACCCCGGCTCATTTGACCTTTGGAAGGCGGGCCAAACCGGGTACCCGTTGGTGGATGCCGCCATGCGTTGCTTTGCCGCAACCGGCTGGATGCACAACCGCCTGCGGATGGTGACCGCGATGTTCCTGACCAAAGACCTCTTGCTAGATTGGCGGCTTGGCGAGGCGTATTTTGCCGATAATCTTCTGGATTTCGACCTGGCCAGCAACAACGGGGGATGGCAGTGGTCTGCGGGGACGGGCGCGGATGCCCAGCCCTATTTCCGGATTTTCAACCCGGTGTTGCAAAGCCGCAAGTTTGACCCGGAGGGTGAATTCATCCGCGAATGGGTTCCTGAATTGCGCGGCCTGGATTCCGAATCGGTTCATTGGCCCTTCTCGCCCGACGGAACCCGAAATTTGGTCACTCCTCCGGGTTATCCGGATCCGCTGGTCGACCATGCGGTCCAAAAAGCAAAGGCCATCGCGTTGTTTCAAACCGAGTTCTGA
- a CDS encoding uracil-DNA glycosylase: MADLEALKAECESCTRCGLSERRLNVVFGEGDPASPLVLVGEGPGDQEDRSGRPFVGRSGQMLDQALAENGLNRKMVYICNTVKCRAADWGSGKPQNRPPTPAETEACRDWLIPQLALIAPFVILAIGAPSAKNLIKKDFKITKERGLYFPCSYAKTAIATLHPSYILRQQNISGDGGYGLLVADIGKAWSAAQELRRKAADTVAPRAVD, encoded by the coding sequence ATGGCGGATCTTGAAGCCCTGAAGGCCGAGTGCGAATCCTGCACCCGTTGCGGCTTGAGCGAGCGGCGGCTAAACGTTGTTTTCGGCGAGGGCGACCCGGCAAGCCCGCTGGTGCTGGTCGGCGAGGGCCCTGGCGACCAAGAAGACCGGTCGGGCCGGCCCTTCGTCGGCCGGAGCGGCCAAATGCTCGACCAAGCCCTTGCCGAAAACGGGCTGAACCGTAAGATGGTTTACATCTGCAACACGGTCAAGTGCCGGGCCGCAGATTGGGGGTCGGGCAAGCCGCAAAACCGCCCTCCCACACCTGCAGAAACGGAAGCGTGCCGTGATTGGCTGATCCCCCAACTGGCGCTGATCGCCCCCTTTGTCATCCTGGCAATCGGCGCACCCAGTGCCAAAAACCTCATCAAGAAAGATTTCAAGATCACAAAGGAGCGCGGACTCTACTTCCCTTGCTCTTACGCAAAAACGGCGATTGCAACCTTGCACCCAAGCTACATCTTGCGGCAACAGAACATTTCCGGCGATGGCGGTTACGGCCTTTTGGTGGCCGACATCGGGAAGGCATGGTCAGCCGCCCAAGAACTTCGGCGAAAAGCCGCCGACACCGTGGCCCCGCGTGCCGTAGATTAG
- a CDS encoding HIT domain-containing protein, translating into MAEQLWAPWRFDYVKSADHERKGGCIFVDLPALQNDRENLILHRGATAFVILNKYPYTSGHVMVAPYRHTAEIGDLADDELLEVQQLIRDAVGWIKAAFRPDGFNIGLNIGTAGGAGIPSHLHWHIVPRWNGDTNYMTSVGGVRVIPQSLETTYDLLEQAKYGGS; encoded by the coding sequence ATGGCGGAGCAACTTTGGGCACCGTGGCGGTTCGACTACGTCAAATCGGCTGACCACGAAAGGAAAGGCGGTTGCATCTTCGTCGATCTCCCGGCCTTGCAGAACGATCGAGAAAATTTGATCCTCCACCGGGGCGCAACCGCGTTCGTGATCCTCAACAAATACCCCTACACGAGTGGCCATGTGATGGTCGCGCCGTACCGCCATACGGCTGAAATTGGCGACTTGGCGGATGATGAGCTGCTTGAGGTCCAACAACTAATCCGCGACGCGGTGGGGTGGATCAAGGCGGCGTTTCGGCCGGATGGGTTCAATATCGGGCTCAACATCGGCACGGCGGGCGGTGCGGGCATCCCCAGCCACCTCCATTGGCATATCGTGCCCAGGTGGAACGGCGACACCAACTACATGACTTCGGTCGGCGGCGTGCGGGTGATCCCGCAATCGTTGGAAACCACCTACGACCTGTTGGAGCAAGCGAAGTATGGCGGATCTTGA
- a CDS encoding helix-turn-helix transcriptional regulator gives MPIIVKLDVVLAKRKMLSKDLAQAIGISEVNLSLLKKGHVKGIRFGTLESICECLQCQPGDLLEYVPVEPFQSSVAG, from the coding sequence ATGCCGATCATCGTCAAGCTCGACGTTGTCCTCGCAAAGCGGAAAATGCTTTCCAAGGATCTCGCGCAAGCCATTGGAATTTCGGAAGTGAACCTCTCGCTGCTTAAAAAGGGGCATGTGAAAGGCATCCGGTTTGGCACGTTGGAATCCATCTGTGAATGCCTGCAATGCCAACCGGGCGATTTGTTGGAATATGTGCCCGTCGAACCGTTTCAAAGCAGCGTGGCCGGCTGA
- a CDS encoding response regulator, with protein MRVLIADDDPIIRLDLRQMLETLGYQVVAEAEDGLAAVSLTKSESPDVCLLDVKMPSLDGIDAAGQIAEEGLAPTVLLTAYSDSELIERAKEAGVFGYLVKPFKPSDLGPAIEVARSRFESNQILNREISDLTERLEARRAIEKAKGILMKDQGLDESEAYRRIQTQSMNARKSMREVAEAIILASEV; from the coding sequence ATGCGTGTACTCATTGCGGATGACGATCCGATTATCCGTTTGGACTTGCGGCAAATGCTCGAAACCCTTGGCTACCAGGTGGTGGCCGAGGCGGAAGACGGCTTAGCGGCCGTTTCGCTGACGAAGAGCGAATCCCCCGATGTCTGCCTTCTCGATGTGAAAATGCCCTCGCTGGACGGCATCGATGCGGCCGGCCAAATCGCCGAAGAAGGCCTTGCCCCCACCGTCTTGCTGACCGCCTACAGCGATTCGGAATTAATCGAACGGGCCAAGGAGGCGGGGGTCTTCGGATATTTGGTCAAGCCGTTCAAACCCAGCGACCTCGGCCCGGCCATCGAAGTCGCCCGGTCACGGTTTGAAAGCAACCAAATCCTTAACCGGGAGATTTCCGACTTGACAGAACGGCTCGAAGCGAGGCGCGCCATTGAAAAAGCCAAAGGCATCCTGATGAAGGATCAAGGCCTGGACGAATCGGAGGCTTACCGGCGGATCCAGACCCAGTCCATGAATGCCCGCAAATCCATGCGCGAGGTCGCCGAGGCGATCATCCTGGCCAGCGAAGTCTGA
- the fahA gene encoding fumarylacetoacetase, giving the protein MKPFIVPPTDRSWIEVSPESDFPIQNLPFGVAVHKNRGDGMVCAIGDFALDLPVLMEHGMIDEEEFPWLDSFLGLDKESLTALRKRLYELLLDSHSELRDNAKVRKKAVLDRKSLQMAVPIPPTSFVDFYSGIEHASNVGKMFRPDMPALLPNYRHLPVGYNGRSSSVVASGTPIVRPKGQTKAADAEAPSFGPTLEMDFELEMGFYIAEGNDMGKRITCKAADEHILGMVIVNDWSARDIQRWEYQPLGPFLSKSFGTSVSPWLVTMDALEPFRIEGMEQDPEVLPHLRRQGRQHFDIALEVWLNGEQICASNTKHLYWSMSQQIAHQTSNGTPIEFGDLYASGTISGPEPGSYGSMLELTWKGTQPLALSNGKTRTFLEDGDSISMRAYAQGDGFRIGFGECEGTIKPAEA; this is encoded by the coding sequence ATGAAGCCGTTCATCGTCCCGCCGACCGACCGGAGTTGGATTGAGGTGTCGCCCGAAAGCGATTTCCCCATCCAAAACCTCCCGTTTGGCGTTGCCGTCCACAAAAACCGGGGGGACGGAATGGTCTGTGCCATCGGGGATTTTGCGCTTGACCTGCCAGTCTTGATGGAACACGGAATGATCGATGAAGAAGAGTTCCCCTGGCTCGACAGCTTTTTGGGTTTGGACAAGGAATCATTGACCGCCCTGAGGAAACGGCTCTATGAACTCCTCCTCGACTCGCACAGTGAACTCCGCGACAATGCCAAGGTGCGCAAAAAAGCCGTTTTGGATCGCAAGTCGCTGCAAATGGCCGTGCCCATCCCGCCGACATCGTTCGTCGACTTCTATTCGGGGATCGAACACGCCAGCAACGTCGGAAAGATGTTCCGCCCCGATATGCCGGCCCTTCTCCCCAACTATCGACACTTGCCCGTCGGCTACAACGGTAGGAGTTCAAGCGTAGTCGCCAGCGGCACCCCCATCGTGCGGCCCAAAGGCCAAACAAAAGCCGCCGACGCAGAGGCCCCATCGTTTGGGCCGACGCTGGAAATGGACTTTGAACTGGAAATGGGGTTCTACATTGCAGAGGGGAACGACATGGGCAAGCGGATCACCTGCAAAGCCGCAGACGAACATATCCTCGGCATGGTCATCGTCAACGACTGGAGCGCCCGAGATATCCAACGGTGGGAATACCAACCCCTCGGCCCGTTCCTCAGCAAGTCTTTCGGGACTTCTGTTTCGCCTTGGCTGGTCACCATGGACGCCCTGGAGCCCTTCCGCATCGAGGGCATGGAGCAAGACCCGGAAGTCCTGCCCCATTTGCGGCGACAGGGCCGCCAGCATTTCGACATCGCCTTGGAAGTGTGGCTAAACGGGGAACAGATCTGCGCCAGCAACACCAAACACCTCTACTGGTCCATGTCCCAACAGATTGCCCACCAAACCAGCAACGGCACACCCATTGAATTTGGCGACCTCTATGCCAGCGGGACAATCAGCGGACCCGAGCCGGGCAGTTACGGATCCATGCTGGAATTGACTTGGAAAGGGACTCAGCCATTGGCGCTTTCCAACGGCAAAACCCGGACATTTCTCGAAGACGGCGACTCTATCTCCATGCGCGCCTATGCCCAAGGCGATGGTTTCCGCATCGGGTTTGGGGAATGCGAGGGCACCATCAAGCCGGCGGAGGCATGA
- a CDS encoding isochorismatase family protein, with amino-acid sequence MKLRADESFVAVIDVQPKFMQGCLDYEKTLNRVKFLVECANHLHVPVHHTVQYPERMGGTEESLAALIGKPALAKMAFSACGNEDFLVELRDSGANQIVLAGCETHICVCQTALDLLAIGYEVFLAMDAVTSRSAEATKFAVKRLRDAGAWVCHTESAVYEWMGEAGTDEFRDILQIVKSYPVS; translated from the coding sequence ATGAAGCTCCGAGCCGACGAATCTTTTGTTGCCGTCATCGACGTCCAGCCGAAATTCATGCAAGGCTGCCTCGATTACGAAAAAACGCTCAACCGGGTCAAGTTCTTGGTTGAATGTGCCAACCACCTGCACGTCCCCGTCCACCACACGGTGCAATATCCCGAACGCATGGGAGGAACCGAAGAATCGCTGGCTGCCCTCATCGGCAAACCGGCCTTGGCCAAAATGGCCTTTTCTGCCTGCGGCAATGAAGACTTCCTTGTTGAACTCCGGGATTCCGGTGCCAACCAAATCGTGTTGGCCGGGTGCGAAACTCACATTTGCGTCTGCCAAACCGCACTCGACCTCCTGGCCATTGGCTATGAAGTCTTTTTGGCCATGGACGCGGTGACAAGCCGTTCGGCCGAGGCGACCAAATTCGCCGTCAAGCGGCTCCGCGATGCCGGGGCATGGGTTTGCCACACGGAGAGCGCGGTTTATGAGTGGATGGGGGAAGCGGGAACCGATGAGTTCCGCGACATCCTACAGATCGTCAAATCGTATCCCGTCAGCTAA